A section of the Malus sylvestris chromosome 17, drMalSylv7.2, whole genome shotgun sequence genome encodes:
- the LOC126611428 gene encoding uncharacterized protein LOC126611428 isoform X1 → MDDLSINLPVTHEITKPEERNPRRNSTGKIFSLNTGEKNPHYLRASTGSCHDYCKYGRKHEEEVKARCPIKSVPRRLPTKSPSTQNSEESTVIPERKNVSVVKIKPSPDLKTLLPDLKTLLPDTCNITRQQVSKKLTDSQSSVGSVHLAESKKTSSAKPKLSSCLKPHVNAAPKTMKQEVSSSSDSCSKPHFSVAPKIMKQEGSSSSDSCSKTHVPAAPKIMKHEASSSSDSCSKPHVSAAPKIMKQEVSPSPDKLEVSSKNGSIGPKEKNLSVKHVTCSKPKSLAVKEVPSPDTSRGLTAPRNRNSMIGQRTGTSFKIKSSALKQVSSPESAGGLKGKSNSDGKIGKRTGASLVTLKRVLSSPRASLSPKPSLRRVASLKARQNRPVNVVSPLKNQNKTRKAQPKQVNSDEVQEKTLYVIKVETENSKPPESDQNRSCEVEPSPHSASSTPKSVSVQHSLSFSSHEGEDQGSGYTMSETEVSSFSEDNEVDYIDNAEILGEDGKGKPRKSGMVCSEDKDGETLKFRRGKVVDIQSENSNPRRLKFRRGIVLGDNQNVKAVSLRRSFKKRGVGADTVGTEPGAEKVVLRHQDVHGKKDEKGLFNNVIEETASKLAETRKSKVKALVGAFETVISLQEHKPSANAVA, encoded by the coding sequence ATGGATGATTTGAGTATCAACTTACCAGTGACCCATGAAATAACAAAACCAGAGGAGCGTAATCCAAGAAGAAATTCTACAGGGAAAATATTCTCGTTAAACACTGGTGAAAAAAATCCTCATTATCTCAGAGCTTCTACTGGTTCCTGTCATGACTATTGTAAATATGGGaggaaacatgaagaggaagtgaAGGCAAGATGTCCTATAAAGTCCGTACCAAGAAGGCTTCCAACAAAATCACCTAGCACCCAAAATTCAGAAGAGAGTACAGTTATTCCAGAGAGGAAGAATGTCTCGGTGGTCAAGATTAAACCCTCGCCGGATTTGAAGACTCTTTTGCCTGATTTGAAAACCCTTTTACCTGATACCTGTAACATTACCAGGCAGCAAGTGTCAAAAAAATTGACTGACAGCCAAAGTTCTGTTGGGAGTGTGCATCTGGCCGAGAGTAAGAAGACATCATCAGCCAAGCCGAAATTGTCATCCTGTTTGAAACCCCATGTCAACGCTGCGCCTAAAACCATGAAGCAGGAAGTTTCATCCTCTTCTGACTCATGTTCCAAACCCCATTTCTCTGTTGCGCCTAAAATCATGAAGCAGGAAGGTTCATCCTCTTCTGATTCATGTTCCAAAACCCATGTCCCTGCTGCACCTAAAATCATGAAGCACGAAGCTTCATCCTCTTCTGATTCATGTTCCAAACCCCATGTCTCTGCTGCGCCTAAAATCATGAAGCAGGAAGTTTCGCCATCTCCTGATAAGCTGGAAGTGTCTTCAAAGAACGGTTCGATAGGACCTAAGGAAAAGAACTTGTCTGTGAAGCATGTCACTTGTTCGAAGCCCAAATCTTTGGCAGTGAAAGAGGTACCCTCTCCTGATACCTCAAGAGGTTTAACTGCTCCAAGAAACCGTAATTCAATGATAGGCCAAAGGACAGGGACCTCTTTCAAGATAAAATCTTCAGCTTTGAAGCAAGTGTCTTCTCCTGAATCTGCAGGGGGTTTAAAAGGCAAATCAAACAGTGATGGCAAGATAGGCAAAAGGACCGGAGCATCCTTAGTGACTTTGAAAAGAGTATTGTCGTCCCCAAGAGCATCATTGTCCCCCAAACCTTCTCTCAGGAGAGTTGCAAGCTTAAAAGCACGGCAGAACAGGCCCGTGAACGTTGTGTCTCCTCTTAAGAACCAGAACAAGACCAGAAAAGCTCAACCTAAGCAAGTCAACAGTGATGAGGTACAAGAGAAGACCTTGTATGTCATTAAGGTTGAAACTGAGAATAGCAAACCTCCGGAATCTGATCAAAACAGAAGTTGTGAAGTTGAACCATCACCGCATTCAGCGTCATCAACACCCAAGTCTGTATCTGTCCAACACTCTCTGTCCTTTTCATCCCATGAAGGAGAAGATCAAGGGTCTGGTTATACAATGAGCGAAACAGAAGTTAGCTCTTTTTCAGAAGACAATGAAGTTGACTATATTGACAATGCAGAGATCCTAGGCGAGGATGGCAAAGGGAAACCCCGAAAGTCCGGGATGGTTTGTTCTGAAGACAAGGATGGCGAAACTTTAAAATTCAGGAGGGGAAAGGTTGTCGACATACAATCTGAGAATTCTAATCCAAGGAGGCTCAAATTCAGGCGAGGAATAGTGTTGGGAGATAACCAAAATGTCAAAGCTGTTTCCCTAAGGCGAAGCTTTAAGAAGAGAGGTGTTGGTGCTGATACAGTTGGTACCGAACCTGGTGCAGAAAAGGTGGTTTTGAGACATCAAGATGTTCATGGAAAGAAAGATGAAAAAGGTTTGTTCAACAACGTGATCGAAGAGACAGCAAGTAAACTTGCTGAAACCAGGAAGAGTAAGGTCAAGGCATTGGTTGGTGCTTTCGAAACAGTGATCTCACTCCAAGAGCACAAGCCTTCTGCAAACGCAGTCGCTTGA
- the LOC126611428 gene encoding uncharacterized protein LOC126611428 isoform X2, producing MDDLSINLPVTHEITKPEERNPRRNSTGKIFSLNTGEKNPHYLRASTGSCHDYCKYGRKHEEEVKARCPIKSVPRRLPTKSPSTQNSEESTVIPERKNVSVVKIKPSPDLKTLLPDLKTLLPDTCNITRQQVSKKLTDSQSSVGSVHLAESKKTSSAKPKLSSCLKPHVNAAPKTMKQEVSSSSDSCSKPHFSVAPKIMKQEASSSSDSCSKPHVSAAPKIMKQEVSPSPDKLEVSSKNGSIGPKEKNLSVKHVTCSKPKSLAVKEVPSPDTSRGLTAPRNRNSMIGQRTGTSFKIKSSALKQVSSPESAGGLKGKSNSDGKIGKRTGASLVTLKRVLSSPRASLSPKPSLRRVASLKARQNRPVNVVSPLKNQNKTRKAQPKQVNSDEVQEKTLYVIKVETENSKPPESDQNRSCEVEPSPHSASSTPKSVSVQHSLSFSSHEGEDQGSGYTMSETEVSSFSEDNEVDYIDNAEILGEDGKGKPRKSGMVCSEDKDGETLKFRRGKVVDIQSENSNPRRLKFRRGIVLGDNQNVKAVSLRRSFKKRGVGADTVGTEPGAEKVVLRHQDVHGKKDEKGLFNNVIEETASKLAETRKSKVKALVGAFETVISLQEHKPSANAVA from the exons ATGGATGATTTGAGTATCAACTTACCAGTGACCCATGAAATAACAAAACCAGAGGAGCGTAATCCAAGAAGAAATTCTACAGGGAAAATATTCTCGTTAAACACTGGTGAAAAAAATCCTCATTATCTCAGAGCTTCTACTGGTTCCTGTCATGACTATTGTAAATATGGGaggaaacatgaagaggaagtgaAGGCAAGATGTCCTATAAAGTCCGTACCAAGAAGGCTTCCAACAAAATCACCTAGCACCCAAAATTCAGAAGAGAGTACAGTTATTCCAGAGAGGAAGAATGTCTCGGTGGTCAAGATTAAACCCTCGCCGGATTTGAAGACTCTTTTGCCTGATTTGAAAACCCTTTTACCTGATACCTGTAACATTACCAGGCAGCAAGTGTCAAAAAAATTGACTGACAGCCAAAGTTCTGTTGGGAGTGTGCATCTGGCCGAGAGTAAGAAGACATCATCAGCCAAGCCGAAATTGTCATCCTGTTTGAAACCCCATGTCAACGCTGCGCCTAAAACCATGAAGCAGGAAGTTTCATCCTCTTCTGACTCATGTTCCAAACCCCATTTCTCTGTTGCGCCTAAAATCATGAAGCAGGAAG CTTCATCCTCTTCTGATTCATGTTCCAAACCCCATGTCTCTGCTGCGCCTAAAATCATGAAGCAGGAAGTTTCGCCATCTCCTGATAAGCTGGAAGTGTCTTCAAAGAACGGTTCGATAGGACCTAAGGAAAAGAACTTGTCTGTGAAGCATGTCACTTGTTCGAAGCCCAAATCTTTGGCAGTGAAAGAGGTACCCTCTCCTGATACCTCAAGAGGTTTAACTGCTCCAAGAAACCGTAATTCAATGATAGGCCAAAGGACAGGGACCTCTTTCAAGATAAAATCTTCAGCTTTGAAGCAAGTGTCTTCTCCTGAATCTGCAGGGGGTTTAAAAGGCAAATCAAACAGTGATGGCAAGATAGGCAAAAGGACCGGAGCATCCTTAGTGACTTTGAAAAGAGTATTGTCGTCCCCAAGAGCATCATTGTCCCCCAAACCTTCTCTCAGGAGAGTTGCAAGCTTAAAAGCACGGCAGAACAGGCCCGTGAACGTTGTGTCTCCTCTTAAGAACCAGAACAAGACCAGAAAAGCTCAACCTAAGCAAGTCAACAGTGATGAGGTACAAGAGAAGACCTTGTATGTCATTAAGGTTGAAACTGAGAATAGCAAACCTCCGGAATCTGATCAAAACAGAAGTTGTGAAGTTGAACCATCACCGCATTCAGCGTCATCAACACCCAAGTCTGTATCTGTCCAACACTCTCTGTCCTTTTCATCCCATGAAGGAGAAGATCAAGGGTCTGGTTATACAATGAGCGAAACAGAAGTTAGCTCTTTTTCAGAAGACAATGAAGTTGACTATATTGACAATGCAGAGATCCTAGGCGAGGATGGCAAAGGGAAACCCCGAAAGTCCGGGATGGTTTGTTCTGAAGACAAGGATGGCGAAACTTTAAAATTCAGGAGGGGAAAGGTTGTCGACATACAATCTGAGAATTCTAATCCAAGGAGGCTCAAATTCAGGCGAGGAATAGTGTTGGGAGATAACCAAAATGTCAAAGCTGTTTCCCTAAGGCGAAGCTTTAAGAAGAGAGGTGTTGGTGCTGATACAGTTGGTACCGAACCTGGTGCAGAAAAGGTGGTTTTGAGACATCAAGATGTTCATGGAAAGAAAGATGAAAAAGGTTTGTTCAACAACGTGATCGAAGAGACAGCAAGTAAACTTGCTGAAACCAGGAAGAGTAAGGTCAAGGCATTGGTTGGTGCTTTCGAAACAGTGATCTCACTCCAAGAGCACAAGCCTTCTGCAAACGCAGTCGCTTGA
- the LOC126611433 gene encoding EID1-like F-box protein 2, which yields MILTKQYRCIHSASCRCTKGHLSEDVLFLVFRQLNWNPKLIATFSLVCKWFDDLAKRVLWKEFCRTRAPKMMLDLQSSGSHSVDGNWRALGKLLIYCTGSKKGGLFNSIQIPGHSVYRTRFSRTSGKSFLLPQCRTDVLYVSDPCEHLDQGEEGDVGFFRGVFKSFSMSKVRKMLIKKAAQLHPTEVCPYCKAKLWSMLQAKMIPQSASCRLGAYEDCIEYFVCLNGHMLGICTLLPISDSEEASELE from the coding sequence ATGATTCTTACAAAGCAGTATCGTTGCATCCACTCAGCAAGCTGTCGTTGCACAAAAGGTCATCTAAGTGAAGATGTGTTATTCCTTGTATTCCGACAGTTGAATTGGAATCCCAAGTTGATTGCTACATTTTCCCTCGTTTGCAAATGGTTTGATGATCTTGCCAAGCGTGTGCTGTGGAAGGAATTTTGCCGAACAAGAGCACCGAAGATGATGCTTGATCTTCAGTCTAGTGGGAGTCACAGTGTAGATGGGAACTGGAGGGCACTCGGGAAGCTTCTTATTTACTGTACAGGATCTAAGAAAGGTGGCCTCTTTAACAGTATTCAAATCCCTGGTCACTCTGTTTACAGGACGAGGTTCTCTAGGACGTCAGGGAAGAGCTTTCTTTTACCACAATGCAGAACAGATGTTTTGTATGTGTCTGACCCCTGTGAACATCTTGACCAAGGTGAAGAGGGAGATGTGGGTTTTTTCCGCGGAGTTTTCAAGTCCTTCTCGATGTCCAAGGTTCGGAAGATGTTGATTAAGAAGGCGGCCCAACTTCATCCGACAGAGGTGTGCCCTTACTGTAAGGCTAAGTTATGGAGCATGTTGCAAGCCAAAATGATACCGCAGAGTGCCAGCTGCAGATTGGGAGCCTATGAGGATTGCATTGAGTATTTTGTTTGCCTC